CAAACACATACAGCTTTCTTGCTGGTGTTCAATAAAGGCTTTTGCGGGTGGCATTTATTTCGAAGGTAGTGGCACATCGGCCCCCTTGtcaaaaaacaataacacatactCTGATACACTTGTCTGTGTACATTCTCATTCATTGAGGTCGTTTTGAGAGCcttaaaataaaaggcaaattGACTTCTGTAGGTGTTTGAAGAAGTTGCAAAGCAAAGGAAGTCcagtttccctcttttttcatACTCTCATGACTATAGGCTTTTGGATTATCCCAGAAAATAAGCtcattggaaaaaaaagtatatactTACAGGTTTTGCTCGTCAGTATATTCTCCCCATTCTGTCACTACTTTCTAATACATGATTTTTTGAAGTGTAAAAACCGTCCCAAGAGGTAAAATGCTAATCACGGGTGATAAACAGCCTGCATTTAGCTGCTCAGCAAACACCTTCTTGGGGACATATAAAAGCAGTGGCGTATTTATGGCCGTATTTCTATTTTGTACAACAACATAGAATAAAAATGTCGTGTTAACCACAGACCTTATTTACGGGAATGAACATAAAGTCATTGAAAGAATCAGCCTACTCTCGTAAGCTGCTCGCTTACACTGAAGTTGTATTTTGGCATCTGTGGCCTGGTGCTCTGTTTATAGCATTATTCAGACAGGTCTGTCAAAGTCAACCAGAAACCTAAAAACCCGTCAGTGGCACCACCGccaaaataaatggtaaatagacTGTTCTTATATAGTTTTCTGCTCTGCTTGAGCACTCAAAGAGCGTTATACTACAAGACTCATTCAAACAGGCAATCATAAGAAGCACTTTTTCTAAGTGTAGGAGCTTTCtgtcatacacattcacactccagtgAACATATTAGGAGCAACTTGAGGTTCAGTGTTTTGCACAAAGATACTGTGGCATGCAGACAGGAGCAtccaggaatcaaaccaccaaccatcCGATTGCTGGATGACCTGctgtacctcctgagccacaccCACATTCTCTACCATTGTAGAGAAACAAATCTCATAAAACGCCTTTGTATTGCACCCCAGTATAAGATAGACCGGAACAAGCTCATTTTACTTTAAGATGAAATAATTGAAAGTCTCATTACTACAGGATTTCTATAGTGTATATAAATGGAACGTACACAGCAGCAGAGGGTGAAGCAGCTGAGCTTAGCAGCGTTCTCTCCCGTCCCTGCATAGCGGTTCTTCTTTGGCAGCAGCAGCACGAAGGAAACAGCCAGAGACAGATGGTAGAAGCTGTGGACATAGGCGTAGTCCCACTCCTGTGGAGTGAAAACATCACACTCTTTCAGTATGTAACCGGATATCGATGAACAACACAAAATGTTGTGACAGAAGATAAAACCTCAGACTCTTTAAGTAGATGTTCTAGTattctgtatgtttttattaaatatctgTTTGTGATTTGGCGGCAGTCACCTCAAAGTAGAAGCGCAGCATTAGAGCGAGAGCACCGAAGCAGCAGCCTGGACCGACCTGCTGCGTGTACACTGTCTTCTCCGGATAAACCGCCCTCAGCTGCTTCATCTTCTGCAGCTGCAACAGCAGGAGTTCATCACAATCATATTCACACATCAGActtcacacaaaagaaaaaagagaaagtgcAAAAGGCGAAGAGGAAAGGTGCAGGGGATagcaaagaaaggaaagagTACAAGGAATGGATGGATTAGtcgaaaagaagaagaaatacacAAGAGCACATTAGATAACAGCAAGGGTGAAGTTATTCAAGGTGGAGATAATGAAtaaagagggagaggaggagatagagtagaagaaacactgaaaaatatttgaaatatacGTTGCCATTTTTTTTTGCCACTGACCCATTTGACAGTAATGATGAAGACAGCTGATCCGATTGGCCCGGAGTAGATCCCGTAGCCCCAGCGGTCCTGGTAGATCCTCACAGCGATGGTTAACACTCCAAACATAGTCATAGTGGAGCGCTGGGGTTCATCAAAGTCACCCAGAGCTGAGACAAGCAGATGAAGGATTTCAAACTCTTTCCCTCATGGATAAAATCATTACACTGCAGAGGTGCTGCACTGTTTGCCAAGTAGGGATTACAGATGAAGTTTATTCTCTTGTTGGGCTAAATTTGATCAATTCAGGACCAAAATTTCACTAATACATAGATAGGAACTGCAAAATTTCATAAAACCACTGATGTGAGGTGTGAACAATATGTTCAGATTGAAGTGTATAAGGAAAGAAGACTAAAAAGGCTGAACTGAACATTTCCTGCAATGTTTTTACCACCAACTGTCTACAGAGTTTGGTTTACGAAGTCCTGTTGTGAAGCATGCTACATTTTATCATACTTTTTTACTCTGATAGAGACCGCAAATTACAAATTCTTTCTTAAAATTAGCTATAAGGTCCATAAACTCTTCAGGAACATTGTAAAGACTTTGTTTGAATTTAACAACAGACCTGATTTTcttaaactaagaaaaaaaggttttaagaaTTCTGAAATTAGTAGAAGAAATCATCAGCAAATGCAGTTAAGTACAcaattttaaaataactaaGGAAAGCTACAGCACAGTTTGTCGGCACTATTAAACATTAAaggttttatataaataatttcAAGATTGAAAACAGTCTGAATGCGTCCTATCATGGTTCAAGACCATCTTGCAAAAGAAGTTCTAATTTTAAGAATTTCCCTTCCTGATTAAATGAAGGtgacaaaatgaaaatggatCAATATTTTACTGGCAGCCTTCCCACAGACACAGGAGGACCCCATCAGTTAAATCAGCTGTCAGGGCATTTGGCTCTTAGCAGCATGTGATTTAAAGCCCTTGTTGCAAAACCTCTGGGGGATCAGGTGGGAGTTAGAAGcaaatgtatttatgtctgtgtgtgcaagtCTTCATGAGCACTTGTGTGCAAAGCCTGAACATGTGTTATCACCAACTGCTGCAAACCGAGCTTGTTTTTCATCGCTTGCTTGTGTCCTTTAAAAATCTGGTACCGAAATAGACTGTAGTGAAAAAGATCAAtccaaaaaaacatatttgctgTATAGAGATACATCTAGAAATGTTGAATACTGCTATTAACTAGTCAAGCCAGAACACTTTCTGTGTAGCAGGACTCACCTATAAGTGTGACCCACATTGAGAGTGCAGTGCTGTAAACACTGAAGTACTCCAGGATGTCGTATCTCATGAAACACAAGATGGAGAGACCTGGCCCATCACATGCATGGTAGATCTGCAGGAATACAGCATTCAGGAGGTCTATTAACCACTCTCACATTATCCCATTCACAGTTCAACACAGCTAACTGCTTGTCAGGTCATTGAGATTAAAGAACAGCAACAGTTTCTCACCGCAGTGAAGAACATGGTGAAAAAGTAGACCATGGCCTCCATGTGGAAGCCCCTCTTGGCGGCCACGCTGGCTGTAGGCAGGAACACCAGGCTGCTGACTGTAGGGAGCAGCATCTTGGCAATAAATGCACCCATGGCTCCTGAAGGGATGGTCGACTCAAAGCTTGTAGATGATAGTTTATCCTTTAAGCCTCAAAGGTTCTTGAGTCTTTGGCAGGTAAAATTAAAGTTATCCAAAGTTCAATAAAGTGTGAGATCAGATGGTACAGTCCTTGAGTGTCTTATGTCTTTcggtgtgtgagtgaatgaggATGCTTATACAGCACACACTCCCACGCAGCATGAACACACCCAGCTGTCCACTTTGgccctttaaagtttaaatgtcCGCGTGGATGGCAGGTCCACTGAGGCCTGTATGTGCAGTGTCATCGCTGGTCAGCTGTTTGCATACCAGTGCAACATGGGAGGGGCTGTGGGCAGGGTGAGAGCCATCATAACATAATGTAGCATATCTATGGACTATTTGAAACCAGGACTGGACACTAAGTGGTTGTGAGTCAACTTGAAGTTTAGGCTGGAATGAGCAGACGTCCAGCTGAGAGACCAATCCCAAAATCTTTATTGTGGTTAACTTGTTCCAAAGATCTGAGTCGAATCCACATTTGTGCAACTTTATCTAATGATATCTTCCCAACACAACTCTCGCACAATGTGACCACCTCCCCTCACAAGGCCTTCACATAACTATTGGTGGAAAGAATGGCATCTAAACCCccttggatttaaaaaaaaaatccatgtaaACATCTTCTTTTGCTAACTGCAGATCATTTTTGATTAAATATGATGCAAGTTTTAGAAATCTGACTCATCTCGTGCTACCCTCCATCACCACCTTCTTAACTTTGCAAATTTAACTTAGTGTCTATTccttattttgctgtttttattttatgtgaggaaccctgtgattttattttgaaaggctcTATATAAAGAAATGTACTTATGTCACACCGTTTTAAAAAGCCTTGGAAACAATCTTGCTAAATGCATTATTCAGGACTGCATCTATCTTTATGTGATGTCATTCAAAGACCAGATaagatcattttgtttttttctctgatatTTGATCCAGTGAGGTTGGCTGGTATCAGAACAGGTATTGAATCAACGTATGACTATGTCTCTCCTCTGAACCTTCATTGTTGGAAGGAGTCCAAGTTAGGCACAAAAGCATTTTTGCTAgggtcttttcttttctttttttaataaagctttattaataaaatactACATAAATAAGTTTTTGTGCAGTTAACAGCATCCCGAGTGAAGTATGTTTTCCATTTGCTTTAATCTCATACATCTTTGCAGTTTTTTAGTTGAAATTCATTAAATATAACTCCAAAATTGCTATCTTGCAAAGGGAAGATGGCAACCAGCTCTAGTAATGCATCCATACACAACCGTACCACAGAGGACAC
This genomic stretch from Astatotilapia calliptera chromosome 12, fAstCal1.2, whole genome shotgun sequence harbors:
- the mymk gene encoding protein myomaker, whose product is MGAFIAKMLLPTVSSLVFLPTASVAAKRGFHMEAMVYFFTMFFTAIYHACDGPGLSILCFMRYDILEYFSVYSTALSMWVTLIALGDFDEPQRSTMTMFGVLTIAVRIYQDRWGYGIYSGPIGSAVFIITVKWLQKMKQLRAVYPEKTVYTQQVGPGCCFGALALMLRFYFEEWDYAYVHSFYHLSLAVSFVLLLPKKNRYAGTGENAAKLSCFTLCCCTMSPGSSKEKKDKKDKPKKKSSRTVWTVPTEKPWARGCSTPTLPLYNPPPSTPVKGTSISKLKEMNGWK